A region of Paractinoplanes abujensis DNA encodes the following proteins:
- a CDS encoding type I polyketide synthase, with protein sequence MIEDSRAGMLELVLAQAGAVLHAADLGTTAGVVADRPFQAAGLDSLGLVQLQRRLSAELGVDLPVTVGFDHATPAALADHLVRLLHGADGSGDDTGPAEAPRAFDEPIAILGIGCRYPGGVASPEDLWRLLDDGTHTIADFPADRGWDLDRLYDPDPATAGTSYVRRGGFLPDAADFDADFFGISPKEAQAMDPQQRLVLETSWEAVERAGIDPSRLHGTNAGVFIGVEPHEYGPRTHKAPDGPDGYVLLGNLPSVVSGRVAYVLGLQGPALTVDTACSGSLSALHLAVRSLQRGECGLALAGGVTVISTPGTFTTFSRQRGLAPDGRIKAFAAAADGTSFAEGAGVFVLARLSDAVRDGHPVLAVVRGTALNQDGASNGLTAPNGLAQQRVIRQALADAGLTPGEVDVVEAHGTGTTLGDPIEGRALVAAYGRGRTPANPLWLGSVKSNIGHTGAAAGAAGIIKVVLAMRHQMLPRTLHVDAPTPHVDWSDGTVRLATEAVPWAAGDRPRRAGVSSFGVSGTNAHVIIEEPPAVAPRPAAAPAPDRPVPVVLSAQSSRALAGQAERLLPIAARESILDIGYAAATTRAALRERVTVVAADRTELIRALTALAGDAGAPGVSRGSTVAGGRTAFLFTGQGSQRLGMGRELVRAFPVFAAALQDAADHLDLHLDEPLGDVLFAAPGSPQAELLQQTRYAQAALFAVETALFRLLESWGVTPDLLAGHSVGEIAAAHAAGVLTLADAALLVGARGTLMQELPAGGAMIAVQATEDEVAGLLTDQVNLAAVNGPSAVVLSGDAGEVAAVAAHFAERGRKTRRLTVSHAFHSALMEPMLDAFRRVAETLTYAPPRIPVVSNLTGEPVAAFDAGYWVAHVRRPVRFADGMRWLEARGVTTYLELGPDAVLSATGRDCLTGDDADIVFAPLLRDGHDEERQTVTALGLAHARGVTVDWERFFAGRGARPVPLPTYAFQRRRYWLDAEAAPASAGHPLLDTSVSLAGSGALVLTGRLSTRTHPWLADHVIAGAVLLPGTALVELAVRAGDEAGCSVLEELTLQAPLSLAAPDGVELQVTVGAADASGCRTVDIHSRPAGSEGTWERHATGVLTEPGPGRTTAAAGTGPSGVWPPPDAEPLDVDALYERQAALGYAYGPAFRRVRAAWRRGDEVFAEVAADDAGAELFGLHPALLDAALHAVESPADDGQVRLPFAWLGVQLHAGGATAVRARVAPAGPDAVSVELSDATGAPVATVRSLVQRPVPMTGIPMVGERTGTLLRVAWTEITPPAEPDAGAAAFRLLPVPAPAAAGSPATAARAATLQVLRLLQDAMRDDTPLAVVTRGPLEDLTLAPVHALVRAAEAEQPGRIALVHTDRELPDRMLRAALASGEPHLSLRDGAVYVPRLVPVPPSDQPRVALWNPHGTVLVTGGTGGLGGLVARHLAGRHGVRHLLLTGRRGADSPGARQLAAELAALGVTLTVAACDAADRDAMAEVIDGIPAGHPLTAVVHCAGVVDDGLIGTLRPEQVHTVFQGKADGAWHLHELTRDLPLSAFVLFSSAAGTLEAAGQGNYAAANAFLDALAGHRVAHGLRASSLAWNLWAGDAGMGARLDDLTLRRAARSGLPALSAEDNLALLDQALLTDEPTVVPLRIDAAALRTRPQGVPPLLRGLVRPARPAARRATAAGPGALADQLAGRPGAEQERLVLHLVRSQVAAVLGHDDAAAVDPRRAFTELGFDSLAAVELRTALSTATGLRLTATLIFDHPTPHALARHLLDKTRGTAPVAARTGARAAADEPIAIVAMACRYPGGITTPEELWRLVDEGTDAITPFPVDRGWPTDEIYDAEPGRHGRTSAREGGFLHDAAEFDPAFFGISPKEAQVMDPQQRLLLELAWEALERGAIDPQSLQGSATGVFTGVMYHDWARRTADVPEDLAGFAGRGGMGSVASGRVAYTFGLEGPAVTVDTACSSSLVALHWAAQALRSGECTLALAGGVTVMATPETFVEMSLQRGLAADGRCKAYGAGADGTGWAEGAGLLLLERLSDAERAGHPVLAVIRGSAVNQDGASNGLTAPNGPSQQRVIQQALTAAGLSPADVDVVEGHGTGTTLGDPIEVQALMAAYGQDRPGGVPLWLGSIKSNLGHTQAAAGVAGVIKMVMAMRHATLPRTLHAGTPSEHIDWTEGDVRLLTEARPWTAGERPRRAGVSSFGVSGTNAHVVLEEAAPAAPVAPHGVRPPAVALTLSAGSPEALRAQAVRLAAHLREHPGVDEIDVAGVLARGRAALRHRAVVVDTDRAGLLTGLDLLAAGTASGTVVTGEARGDGRAVFVFPGQGSQWPGMGVDMLEHVPAFASRLGACAKALEPYVDWDLLDVLRGTPGAPALEAVDVVQPALWAMMVSLAEAWRAAGVQPAAVVGQSQGEIAAACVAGALSLEQGALVVARRSQVIRSVLAGRGGMLSVALPADRVRERLTGDLQVAAVNSPRSVVVAGAGDALETLRAALDADGVPSRRIPVDYASHSAFVADARDRLLAELAEVTPRTADIPFYSTVTGGQLDTAGLDAEYWYTNLRRTVRFEETTRALLADGYELFVETSPHPGLLPGLGETAEAAEATAHLVGTLRRDVGGPRAFLTALAEAYTHHASVDWTTLTGGARHVELPTYPFQRRPYWLALPPATGDAAGLGLVATRHPLLGAVVPVAGAGGVLLTGRLSTAGQPWLAEHKVGGTVLFPGAGLVELVIRAGDETGHGAVQDLTLEAPLVLPPGGAVAVQVHVAADRRTVAVHSRPDDAPADAPWTRHATGLLAETGPEPGPEAGAWPPPGAEPVDLTGFYDRLAEGDALVYGPAFQGLRAAWRAGGEVFAEIALPEPVAGEATRFGLHPVLLDAALHATALLEAGSDRVTLPFAWTGVDLHATGAAALRLRLTRLGADEVGLRLSDTEGRAVASVASLALRPATDDRPAAGLDALYALEWIAAAPAGGPVPATVVHRVTGGTSTAAVHAETTAALARLQSWLSGPPAGVLAIVTRGAVSVSGSDITDLAGAAVWGLVRSAQTENPGQIVLIDLDPAGPDPGTGADPLAPALACGEPQIAIRSGALHRPRLSRVPGARPRVAAAGFGEQPGTVLITGGTGTLGGLVARHLATVHSVPGLLLTSRSGPAAAGTGALAAALAQRGAAVDVVACDAADRDALAATLTGRTLTGVVHTAGVLDDGTLASLTPERMSAVLRPKVDAAVNLHQLTEDHPLTAFVMFSSAAGVTGGGGQGNYAAANTFLDGLAAHRRSRGLPAQSLAWGMWEQSSGMTGALTENDLAAQRRDGVLPLPTGQALALMDAAGTLDLPFAVPIRFDLTGLGRPDVPYLLRDLVRGPARRTVQPVAAVAAESLRDRLHRLRPARREHTLLDVVRAHAAATLGFAGPAEVDPGQSFRDMGFDSLAAVRLRNSLGEAVGERLPATLVFDHPNAVVLTRHLLDEMGLGVEKETAPAAATGDTAVQTFADRAAQIEGMSLAELLRAATGGPAEPA encoded by the coding sequence ATGATCGAGGACTCCAGAGCCGGGATGCTGGAACTGGTGCTGGCCCAGGCCGGTGCGGTGCTGCACGCCGCCGACCTCGGCACGACCGCCGGGGTGGTCGCCGACCGCCCGTTCCAGGCCGCCGGTCTGGACTCGCTGGGCCTGGTCCAGCTGCAGCGGCGGCTCAGCGCCGAGCTGGGCGTCGACCTGCCGGTCACAGTCGGCTTCGACCACGCCACGCCGGCGGCCCTGGCCGATCATCTGGTACGCCTGCTGCACGGCGCTGACGGTTCCGGCGACGACACCGGGCCCGCCGAGGCGCCGCGGGCGTTCGACGAGCCGATCGCCATCCTCGGCATCGGTTGCCGCTACCCGGGCGGGGTGGCCTCACCCGAGGATCTGTGGCGCCTGCTCGACGACGGCACCCACACCATCGCGGATTTCCCGGCCGACCGGGGCTGGGACCTCGACCGCCTCTACGACCCGGATCCGGCGACCGCCGGCACCAGCTACGTCCGGCGGGGCGGCTTCCTGCCCGACGCCGCCGACTTCGACGCCGACTTCTTCGGGATCAGCCCCAAGGAGGCCCAGGCCATGGATCCCCAGCAGCGCCTGGTGCTGGAGACCAGCTGGGAGGCGGTCGAACGGGCCGGTATCGACCCGAGCCGCCTGCACGGCACGAACGCGGGCGTGTTCATCGGCGTCGAGCCGCACGAGTACGGCCCGCGCACCCACAAGGCCCCGGACGGCCCGGACGGCTACGTCCTGCTGGGTAACCTGCCCAGCGTCGTCTCCGGCCGGGTCGCGTACGTCCTCGGCCTCCAGGGGCCCGCGCTCACCGTGGACACCGCCTGTTCCGGCTCGCTGAGCGCGCTGCACCTGGCGGTCCGGTCGCTGCAGCGAGGGGAGTGCGGCCTGGCGCTGGCCGGCGGCGTCACCGTCATCTCCACCCCAGGCACGTTCACCACCTTCAGCCGCCAGCGTGGCCTGGCGCCGGACGGCCGGATCAAGGCGTTCGCGGCCGCCGCCGACGGCACCAGCTTCGCCGAAGGGGCCGGCGTCTTCGTCCTGGCCCGCCTGTCCGACGCGGTGCGCGACGGGCACCCGGTGCTGGCCGTGGTGCGCGGCACCGCCCTCAACCAGGACGGCGCGTCCAACGGGCTGACCGCCCCCAACGGTCTCGCCCAGCAGCGCGTCATCCGGCAGGCGCTGGCCGACGCCGGGCTCACCCCCGGCGAGGTCGACGTGGTCGAGGCGCACGGCACCGGCACCACCCTCGGTGACCCCATCGAGGGCCGGGCGCTGGTCGCCGCGTACGGGCGCGGGCGCACGCCGGCGAACCCGCTGTGGCTGGGCTCGGTGAAGTCGAACATCGGGCACACCGGCGCCGCGGCGGGAGCGGCCGGCATCATCAAGGTCGTGCTGGCGATGCGGCATCAGATGCTGCCGCGCACCCTGCACGTGGACGCACCGACGCCGCACGTCGACTGGTCGGACGGCACCGTGCGACTCGCCACCGAGGCCGTCCCGTGGGCTGCCGGGGACCGGCCGCGCCGGGCCGGCGTCTCCTCGTTCGGGGTGAGCGGCACCAACGCCCACGTCATCATCGAGGAGCCCCCTGCCGTCGCGCCGCGGCCGGCCGCCGCCCCCGCGCCCGACCGCCCGGTGCCGGTCGTGTTGTCCGCGCAGAGCAGCCGGGCCTTGGCCGGTCAGGCCGAGCGGCTCCTGCCGATCGCGGCCCGCGAGTCCATCCTGGACATCGGGTATGCCGCCGCCACCACCCGGGCCGCGCTGCGCGAACGGGTCACCGTGGTGGCCGCCGATCGCACGGAGCTGATCCGCGCGCTGACCGCCCTGGCCGGCGACGCCGGGGCCCCCGGTGTGTCCCGGGGCAGCACCGTGGCCGGCGGACGGACGGCGTTCCTGTTCACCGGTCAGGGCAGCCAGCGTCTCGGCATGGGCCGTGAACTCGTCCGGGCCTTCCCTGTGTTCGCCGCGGCGCTGCAGGACGCGGCCGACCACCTCGACCTGCATCTGGACGAGCCGCTCGGGGACGTGCTGTTCGCCGCGCCCGGCTCGCCGCAGGCCGAGCTGCTCCAGCAGACCCGGTACGCGCAGGCCGCGCTCTTCGCCGTCGAGACCGCCCTGTTCCGGCTGCTCGAATCGTGGGGGGTCACCCCCGACCTGCTCGCCGGGCACTCGGTCGGGGAGATCGCGGCCGCGCACGCCGCCGGTGTGCTCACCCTGGCCGACGCGGCGCTGCTGGTCGGCGCGCGCGGCACGCTGATGCAGGAACTCCCGGCGGGCGGGGCGATGATCGCCGTGCAGGCCACCGAGGACGAGGTCGCCGGGCTGCTGACCGACCAGGTGAACCTCGCCGCCGTCAACGGACCGTCGGCCGTGGTGCTCTCCGGGGACGCCGGCGAGGTGGCGGCCGTCGCCGCGCATTTCGCCGAGCGGGGCCGCAAGACGCGGCGCCTGACGGTCTCGCACGCGTTCCACTCGGCACTGATGGAACCCATGCTGGACGCCTTCCGCCGGGTCGCCGAGACCCTGACGTACGCGCCGCCGCGTATCCCGGTCGTGTCCAACCTGACCGGCGAGCCGGTCGCCGCGTTCGACGCCGGGTACTGGGTCGCCCACGTCCGCCGGCCGGTGCGCTTCGCCGACGGCATGCGCTGGCTGGAGGCCCGCGGCGTGACCACCTACCTGGAACTGGGCCCGGACGCCGTGCTGTCGGCAACCGGCCGCGACTGCCTCACCGGCGACGACGCCGACATCGTGTTCGCCCCGCTGCTGCGTGACGGGCACGACGAGGAACGCCAGACCGTCACCGCGCTCGGCCTGGCCCACGCGCGCGGGGTGACCGTCGACTGGGAACGCTTCTTCGCCGGTCGCGGCGCCCGCCCCGTGCCGCTGCCCACGTACGCGTTCCAGCGCCGGCGGTACTGGCTGGACGCCGAGGCCGCGCCCGCCTCGGCCGGGCATCCACTGCTGGACACCTCGGTCAGCCTGGCCGGCTCCGGGGCGCTCGTGCTGACCGGCCGGCTCTCCACCCGCACCCATCCGTGGCTGGCCGACCACGTCATCGCCGGGGCGGTGCTGCTGCCCGGCACCGCCCTGGTCGAGCTGGCCGTCCGGGCCGGCGACGAGGCCGGCTGCAGCGTGCTGGAGGAACTCACCCTGCAGGCCCCGCTGTCGCTGGCCGCCCCCGACGGCGTCGAGCTGCAGGTCACCGTGGGGGCGGCCGACGCGTCGGGCTGCCGCACGGTGGACATCCACTCCCGTCCGGCCGGCAGCGAGGGCACTTGGGAACGGCACGCCACCGGCGTGCTCACCGAGCCCGGCCCGGGCCGCACTACGGCGGCCGCCGGCACCGGGCCGTCCGGCGTCTGGCCCCCGCCGGACGCCGAACCGCTCGACGTCGATGCCCTCTACGAACGGCAGGCCGCGCTGGGCTACGCCTACGGGCCGGCCTTCCGCCGGGTGCGCGCCGCCTGGCGCCGCGGTGACGAGGTGTTCGCCGAGGTGGCCGCCGACGACGCCGGCGCCGAACTCTTCGGCCTGCATCCGGCGCTGCTCGACGCCGCCCTGCACGCCGTGGAGTCGCCGGCCGACGACGGCCAGGTGCGCTTGCCGTTCGCCTGGCTAGGAGTCCAACTGCACGCGGGCGGGGCCACCGCGGTGCGGGCCCGGGTGGCCCCGGCCGGTCCGGACGCCGTCTCGGTCGAGCTGAGCGACGCCACCGGGGCCCCGGTAGCCACCGTGCGGTCCCTCGTGCAACGGCCCGTGCCGATGACCGGTATCCCGATGGTGGGGGAGCGGACCGGCACCCTGCTGCGGGTGGCCTGGACCGAGATCACCCCACCGGCCGAGCCGGATGCCGGCGCGGCCGCATTCCGGCTGCTGCCCGTGCCCGCCCCGGCCGCCGCCGGTTCGCCGGCCACCGCCGCCCGTGCGGCCACCCTGCAGGTCCTGCGGCTGCTGCAGGACGCGATGCGTGACGACACCCCACTGGCCGTCGTCACCCGCGGCCCGCTCGAGGACCTGACTCTCGCGCCGGTGCACGCGTTGGTGCGAGCGGCCGAGGCCGAACAGCCCGGCCGGATCGCACTGGTGCACACCGACCGGGAGCTGCCGGACCGGATGCTGCGCGCCGCCCTGGCCAGTGGCGAGCCGCACCTCTCGCTGCGCGACGGCGCGGTGTACGTCCCGCGGCTGGTGCCGGTGCCCCCCTCGGACCAGCCGCGGGTCGCCCTCTGGAACCCGCACGGCACGGTGCTCGTCACCGGTGGCACCGGAGGGCTCGGGGGCTTGGTCGCCCGGCACCTGGCGGGCCGGCACGGGGTGCGGCACCTGCTGCTCACCGGACGGCGCGGCGCGGACAGCCCGGGCGCGCGGCAGCTGGCCGCCGAGCTCGCGGCGCTGGGCGTCACGTTGACCGTGGCCGCCTGCGACGCCGCCGACCGGGACGCCATGGCCGAGGTGATCGACGGTATCCCGGCCGGCCACCCGCTGACTGCGGTGGTGCACTGCGCCGGGGTCGTCGACGACGGGCTGATCGGCACGCTGCGGCCGGAGCAGGTGCACACCGTCTTCCAGGGCAAGGCCGACGGCGCCTGGCATCTGCACGAACTGACCCGGGATCTGCCGTTGTCGGCGTTCGTGCTGTTCTCCTCGGCGGCCGGCACCCTGGAGGCGGCCGGGCAGGGCAACTACGCCGCGGCCAACGCGTTCCTGGACGCCCTGGCCGGGCACCGCGTGGCGCACGGGCTGCGGGCGAGCTCACTGGCCTGGAACCTGTGGGCCGGCGACGCCGGCATGGGCGCCCGCCTGGACGACCTGACCCTGCGCCGGGCCGCGCGGTCCGGGTTGCCCGCGCTGAGCGCCGAGGACAATCTGGCCCTGCTCGACCAGGCGCTGCTCACCGACGAGCCCACCGTGGTGCCGCTGCGCATCGACGCGGCCGCGCTGCGCACCCGGCCCCAGGGTGTGCCGCCGCTGCTGCGCGGCCTGGTCCGCCCGGCCCGTCCGGCGGCGCGCCGGGCGACCGCGGCCGGGCCGGGCGCTCTGGCCGATCAGCTCGCCGGCCGCCCCGGGGCCGAGCAGGAGCGTCTCGTCCTGCACCTGGTGCGTTCGCAGGTCGCGGCGGTGCTGGGCCACGACGACGCGGCCGCCGTCGACCCCCGCCGCGCGTTCACCGAGCTCGGCTTCGACTCGCTGGCCGCCGTCGAGCTGCGGACCGCGCTCAGCACGGCAACCGGGCTGCGCCTCACCGCCACGCTGATCTTCGACCATCCGACGCCGCACGCGCTGGCCCGTCACCTGCTGGACAAGACCCGCGGCACGGCGCCCGTCGCCGCCCGCACCGGCGCCCGGGCGGCGGCCGACGAGCCCATCGCCATCGTCGCGATGGCCTGCCGCTACCCCGGCGGCATCACCACGCCCGAGGAGCTGTGGCGGCTCGTCGACGAGGGCACCGACGCCATCACGCCGTTCCCGGTCGACCGCGGCTGGCCCACCGACGAGATCTACGACGCCGAACCGGGCCGGCACGGCCGGACGTCGGCGCGCGAGGGCGGCTTCCTGCACGACGCGGCCGAGTTCGATCCCGCCTTCTTCGGCATCAGCCCCAAGGAGGCGCAGGTCATGGACCCCCAGCAGCGCCTGCTGCTGGAGCTGGCCTGGGAGGCGCTGGAACGCGGCGCGATCGACCCGCAGTCACTGCAGGGAAGTGCCACCGGGGTCTTCACCGGCGTCATGTATCACGACTGGGCGCGCCGCACCGCCGACGTCCCGGAGGACCTCGCCGGGTTCGCGGGGCGCGGCGGGATGGGCAGCGTCGCGTCCGGCCGGGTGGCCTACACCTTCGGGCTGGAAGGCCCGGCCGTGACCGTCGACACCGCCTGCTCGTCGTCGCTGGTGGCTCTGCACTGGGCGGCGCAGGCGCTGCGTTCCGGGGAGTGCACCTTGGCCCTGGCCGGTGGCGTCACCGTGATGGCGACGCCGGAGACGTTCGTCGAGATGAGCCTGCAACGTGGACTGGCCGCGGACGGGCGCTGCAAGGCCTACGGCGCGGGCGCGGACGGCACCGGCTGGGCCGAGGGGGCCGGTCTGCTGCTGCTGGAACGCCTCTCCGACGCCGAGCGTGCGGGGCACCCGGTGCTCGCCGTGATCCGCGGCTCCGCGGTCAACCAGGACGGTGCGTCGAACGGTCTCACCGCGCCCAACGGCCCGTCCCAGCAGCGGGTCATCCAGCAGGCGCTGACCGCCGCCGGGCTGTCCCCGGCCGACGTCGACGTGGTCGAGGGGCACGGCACCGGCACCACCCTCGGCGATCCGATCGAGGTGCAGGCGCTGATGGCCGCGTACGGCCAGGACCGGCCCGGGGGTGTCCCGCTGTGGCTGGGTTCGATCAAGTCCAACCTCGGGCACACCCAGGCCGCAGCCGGTGTGGCCGGGGTCATCAAGATGGTGATGGCGATGCGCCACGCGACGTTGCCCCGGACCCTGCACGCGGGCACCCCGTCGGAGCACATCGACTGGACCGAGGGCGACGTCCGGCTGCTCACCGAGGCCCGGCCGTGGACCGCCGGCGAGCGACCGCGCCGGGCCGGCGTCTCCTCGTTCGGGGTCAGCGGCACCAACGCCCACGTCGTCCTCGAGGAAGCAGCGCCGGCCGCCCCGGTGGCGCCGCACGGTGTGCGGCCCCCGGCGGTTGCCCTGACCCTGTCGGCGGGCTCCCCGGAGGCGCTGCGGGCCCAAGCCGTCCGGCTGGCCGCGCACCTGCGCGAGCACCCGGGCGTGGACGAGATCGACGTGGCCGGCGTCCTGGCCCGGGGCCGGGCCGCCCTGCGGCACCGCGCCGTCGTCGTGGACACCGACCGGGCCGGCCTGCTCACCGGGTTGGACTTGCTGGCCGCCGGCACCGCGTCGGGCACCGTGGTCACCGGCGAGGCCCGCGGCGACGGGCGTGCCGTGTTCGTCTTCCCGGGCCAAGGCTCGCAGTGGCCGGGCATGGGTGTCGACATGCTCGAGCACGTCCCGGCCTTCGCGTCCCGGCTCGGCGCGTGCGCGAAGGCGCTGGAGCCGTACGTGGACTGGGATCTGCTGGACGTGCTGCGCGGCACGCCCGGCGCCCCGGCGCTGGAGGCCGTCGACGTGGTGCAACCCGCGCTGTGGGCGATGATGGTGTCGCTGGCCGAGGCCTGGCGCGCCGCCGGGGTGCAGCCGGCCGCCGTCGTCGGCCAATCGCAGGGCGAGATCGCCGCTGCCTGTGTCGCCGGCGCGCTGTCGCTGGAGCAGGGTGCCCTTGTGGTGGCCCGCCGCAGCCAGGTCATCCGCTCCGTCCTGGCCGGGCGGGGCGGCATGCTGTCCGTCGCGCTCCCGGCCGACCGGGTGCGTGAGCGCCTCACCGGCGACTTGCAGGTCGCCGCCGTGAACAGCCCTCGGTCGGTCGTGGTGGCCGGAGCCGGCGATGCCCTGGAGACGCTGCGGGCCGCGCTGGACGCCGACGGCGTGCCGAGCCGCCGCATCCCGGTCGACTACGCCTCCCACTCGGCGTTCGTCGCCGACGCCCGCGACCGGCTGCTCGCCGAACTGGCCGAGGTGACGCCGCGCACCGCGGACATCCCGTTCTACTCGACGGTCACCGGCGGGCAGCTGGACACGGCCGGGCTCGACGCCGAGTACTGGTACACGAACCTGCGCCGGACCGTCCGCTTCGAGGAGACCACCAGAGCGCTGCTCGCCGACGGCTACGAGCTCTTCGTCGAGACCAGCCCGCACCCGGGCCTGTTGCCCGGACTGGGCGAGACCGCCGAGGCCGCCGAGGCGACGGCCCATCTGGTGGGCACGCTGCGGCGGGACGTGGGCGGTCCGCGCGCCTTCCTGACCGCGCTCGCCGAGGCGTACACGCATCACGCGAGCGTCGACTGGACCACCCTGACCGGCGGAGCCCGGCACGTCGAGTTGCCGACCTACCCGTTCCAGCGCCGGCCGTACTGGCTGGCGCTGCCCCCGGCCACCGGCGACGCCGCCGGGCTGGGCCTGGTGGCCACCCGGCATCCGCTGCTGGGTGCGGTCGTGCCGGTCGCCGGGGCCGGTGGTGTGCTGCTCACCGGCCGGTTGTCCACTGCCGGGCAGCCCTGGCTGGCCGAGCACAAGGTCGGCGGCACCGTCCTGTTCCCCGGGGCCGGCTTGGTCGAGCTGGTCATCCGGGCCGGCGACGAGACCGGCCACGGCGCCGTGCAGGACCTGACGCTGGAGGCGCCGCTCGTGCTGCCGCCGGGCGGCGCAGTGGCCGTCCAGGTCCATGTGGCCGCGGACCGGCGGACCGTAGCCGTGCACTCCCGGCCGGACGACGCCCCGGCCGATGCGCCGTGGACCCGGCACGCCACCGGCCTGCTTGCCGAAACCGGCCCGGAACCCGGGCCCGAGGCTGGCGCGTGGCCGCCGCCCGGCGCGGAACCGGTCGATCTCACCGGCTTCTACGACCGGCTCGCCGAGGGCGACGCCCTGGTTTACGGGCCGGCCTTCCAGGGGCTGCGGGCGGCCTGGCGGGCCGGCGGTGAGGTGTTCGCCGAGATCGCCCTGCCCGAGCCGGTCGCCGGCGAGGCCACCCGCTTCGGCCTGCACCCGGTTCTGCTCGACGCGGCGCTGCACGCCACCGCTCTGCTCGAGGCCGGCTCGGACCGGGTGACCCTGCCGTTCGCCTGGACCGGCGTCGATCTGCACGCCACGGGCGCCGCCGCGCTGCGGCTGCGCCTGACCCGGCTCGGCGCCGACGAGGTCGGGCTGCGGCTCAGCGACACCGAGGGCCGGGCCGTCGCTTCCGTGGCCTCCCTGGCCCTGCGGCCGGCCACCGACGACCGGCCGGCGGCCGGACTCGATGCGCTGTACGCCCTCGAATGGATCGCGGCCGCACCGGCCGGCGGCCCGGTGCCGGCGACCGTCGTGCACCGCGTCACGGGCGGCACGAGCACGGCCGCGGTGCACGCGGAGACCACCGCCGCGCTCGCGCGGCTGCAGTCCTGGCTCAGCGGTCCACCGGCCGGCGTCCTGGCGATCGTCACCCGGGGCGCCGTGTCGGTGTCGGGGTCGGACATCACCGATCTGGCCGGTGCGGCGGTCTGGGGTCTGGTGCGCAGTGCTCAGACGGAGAACCCGGGCCAGATCGTGCTGATCGACCTGGACCCGGCCGGCCCGGATCCCGGCACCGGGGCCGACCCGCTCGCGCCCGCCCTGGCCTGCGGCGAGCCGCAGATCGCGATCCGCTCCGGAGCCTTGCACCGCCCGCGCCTGTCCCGGGTGCCCGGCGCCCGGCCCCGCGTGGCCGCCGCCGGATTCGGCGAGCAACCCGGCACGGTGCTGATCACCGGCGGCACCGGCACTCTGGGCGGGCTCGTCGCCCGCCATCTGGCGACCGTGCACAGCGTGCCCGGTCTGTTGCTGACCAGCCGCAGCGGCCCGGCCGCGGCCGGCACCGGCGCGCTGGCCGCCGCCCTGGCCCAGCGCGGAGCCGCCGTCGACGTGGTGGCCTGCGATGCCGCCGACCGGGACGCGCTGGCCGCCACGCTGACCGGCCGGACCCTCACCGGTGTCGTGCACACCGCGGGCGTGCTCGACGACGGCACCCTCGCCTCGCTCACGCCGGAACGGATGTCCGCCGTGCTCCGGCCCAAGGTCGACGCCGCGGTGAACCTGCACCAGCTCACCGAGGACCACCCTCTCACCGCGTTCGTGATGTTCTCCTCGGCGGCCGGTGTCACCGGCGGCGGCGGCCAGGGCAACTACGCCGCGGCCAACACGTTCCTGGACGGCCTGGCCGCGCACCGGCGCTCCCGTGGCCTTCCGGCGCAGTCGCTGGCCTGGGGCATGTGGGAGCAGAGCAGCGGGATGACCGGCGCCCTCACCGAGAACGACCTGGCCGCTCAGCGCCGCGACGGCGTGCTGCCGCTGCCCACCGGCCAGGCCTTGGCGCTGATGGACGCGGCCGGGACGCTCGACCTGCCGTTCGCGGTGCCGATCCGGTTCGACCTGACCGGGCTGGGCCGCCCCGACGTGCCCTACCTGCTGCGGGACCTGGTGCGGGGCCCGGCCCGGCGGACGGTGCAGCCGGTCGCGGCCGTGGCGGCCGAGAGCCTGCGCGACCGGTTGCACCGGCTGCGGCCGGCGCGCCGCGAGCATACGCTGCTCGACGTGGTCCGCGCCCACGCGGCCGCCACCCTCGGTTTCGCCGGCCCGGCCGAGGTCGATCCCGGGCAGTCCTTCCGCGACATGGGGTTCGACTCGCTCGCCGCGGTCCGCCTGCGCAACAGCCTCGGCGAGGCGGTCGGGGAGCGACTGCCCGCGACGCTGGTCTTCGACCACCCGAACGCGGTTGTCCTCACCCGGCACCTGCTGGACGAGATGGGGCTCGGCGTGGAGAAGGAGACCGCCCCGGCCGCGGCCACCGGGGACACCGCCGTGCAGACGTTCGCCGACCGGGCGGCTCAGATCGAGGGGATGAGCCTGGCCGAGCTGCTGCGGGCGGCCACGGGCGGGCCGGCCGAGCCGGCCTGA